From Lagenorhynchus albirostris chromosome 15, mLagAlb1.1, whole genome shotgun sequence, one genomic window encodes:
- the LOC132505625 gene encoding somatomedin-B and thrombospondin type-1 domain-containing protein-like yields the protein MAPCGAAPILPLALALTAVAAVSWARGPSGTLWSRQGCAALGRCCPGRDPTCAARGPPRCFCDQACREVRDCCPDYARACPAVSCVVAEWSSWSRCVKPCQVSYRLRQRHVLQEPRNGGAPCPPLEERAGCVEYWNHQGVECQQSLLPALITTGSYGKEREKRGVPKKQETIGYCVQFRLGPVPGSCQQVRAPHAQWTRYLIQGHTVCVRCEWPAQDAKSRRCYGDGGGAGGHQLSLWQAAGHPRCRGTWERLGQLRDCSCPEVHSLVFL from the exons ATGGCCCCGTGCGGCGCGGCGCCGATCCTGCCGCTGGCGCTCGCTCTGACCGCCGTGGCCGCGGTGTCGTGGGCACGGGGACCGTCGGGCACGCTCTGGTCCCGGCAGGGCTGCGCCGCGCTGGGCCGCTGCTGCCCGGGCCGTGACCCGACCTGCGCGGCCCGCGGGCCCCCTCGCTGCTTCTGCGATCAGGCGTGCAGAGAGGTCCGGGACTGCTGCCCCGACTACGCGCGGGCCTGTCCAG CGGTCTCCTGCGTCGTGGCAGAGTGGAGCAGCTGGAGTCGCTGTGTCAAGCCCTGCCAGGTCTCTTACCGTCTCCGCCAAAGGCATGTCCTGCAGGAGCCAAGAAACGGGGgtgctccctgccccccactggAAGAACGGGCTGGCTGCGTGGAGTACTGGAACCACCAGGGGGTGGAGTGCCAACAGTCCTTGC TCCCTGCTCTGATAACCACAGGCAGCTACGGGAAAGAACGAGAAAAGCGAGGTGTCCCCAAGAAGCAGGAGACAATAGG GTACTGTGTCCAGTTCCGGCTGGGGCCCGTTCCAGGGAGCTGCCAGCAGGTGAGGGCGCCCCATGCCCAGTGGACAAGGTATCTGATCCAGGGCCACACAGTTTGTGTGAGGTGTGAGTGGCCTGCCCAGGATGCCAAGAGCCGGCGCTGCTACGGGGATGGTGGAGGGGCCGGAGG GCACCAGCTGTCGCTGTGGCAAGCAGCCGGCCACCCCCGGTGCCGAGGGACCTGGGAGAGGCTTGGGCAGCTCCGGGACTGTTCCTGCCCCGAGGTCCACAGCCTCGTCTTCCTCTAG